The Solanum lycopersicum chromosome 2, SLM_r2.1 DNA window atgtcaaaaaagATGAGAAGTGTGGAAAATATTGTAGTATGTAGTGAGGTTAGTATAGTAaaagagagagttgagacaaagaaaatatttcaagtattcaactatattcactatagaaaaaagaatatttatatgttgaaggaagatgttcttatgtggagctttggactcatcAACTAAATTCAGAGTTGCTTGAGTTGTACGAGATTGTTATATCATGGAGGGGATAAGCCAAGAATGATATTGTTGGATAAGTATAGATTATATATGCCACAATagacttgaatctccttaaagagagcgagatatatCTACGCCCAACCTAAAGAtttgtttattcattttgtgcctaaagatttatttatttgttttgtcattttattttcgACTGTAATTTCTCGTATTTGTTATATATTACACCAACAGAGTATGTTTTATATAGTTATGTATTCAATACATTACATTACAACTTATTTGTATACAATGTATCTAgtagaaatattattattgatacataaccctaattatttaaaatctaaatCAGTATCGAACAAAGAAGCAATATATCCACAAGTTCTATAAAATATAagattattatttgattttttttaaatggaacAAAATTAGCAcctaaattattgaattttttgtatttttacacaaaaattgATGTAGTTTATGGGCCATATGTACTAAGTGCTCAGCCTAGGTTTTTATTTGCAGCTCGTTTCGTCTCCAACTAATTATAATGAACCTTTTGTTGAgcttatacataaaaaaaattaaatttttttagggaTTTTGTTACTGTCACTATCATTGAATTTTAACTTGCTATATATATAGTAgagtatttatcatttttatcagATTATCTATTAATGGTTATCAAGAAATTAACctaaaacaacataataaatTATCTAACAGTGTAAATACTTTTtactaaattgaaaaaatatcgCTAATGATATTGTTTCAGTGGGACTTAAATATATACCTATATgtaaatagaaataattattaatactcGCATTAGAGTAAATTGTCTACGTCACACTTCTTGGAATATGGTCATTCTTCAAACATAAAATGTTTTTTGTCAAATTATAACCTTTTTCTTTCTCACCCatacaatattttatatttacgtTAAAATCAGACTAATCTATATTCGTACAGAGAAATTAATAAAGACGAATATGTACCATAAGGACACAAACTCTTAATCTACcacttcaccactacccttatTAATCCGCATATGACATGCTCTGATTATATCTTTGTAAGAACcaaacaagaacaaaaaaataaataaaatatgcaaATAAGAAAAGGATGCCAATTGCCAAAAGATCTTGtcactatatatatagtatatgtaTTAATTACCAcccaataatataattatcattaacTTATCAACCTTAACAAATGATCACCAACTTTGTAAGTTTAATTTCCAACAATTATTTAGActataaatttcataatataGGAAACTAATGTAGCATATACTTCTTTGGatcaaatattttaggtttaattatatatgtggatgaaaaaaatattgtgaaCTTAATGGCATATTGTAAATTGTTGAAGGCAAAGCAGCCAtaacattgaaattttgaatttcttcgTGTTCATGTGGTACTGCTACTCCATGGTGACTATCTGTATGAACTAGAGTcattatgagaaaaaaaaaggctTTATTAGTGATCAAACATTATTTCATATGAAGAATCccattttaagaaaataacaatgatatcattttgtttaaacatatataatattaaataacatGGTTATAGTTAAAGATTGTCTCAATCATAAGGTCACTAAAACAATTGTTTGGGAATTTCAGATTATTTAATGTGGATGTTGTTGTAATAATTGAGAAATGGAATAGTTTTTAGCTAATTAATACTAGCGTCTTTTCTTACACGACACTTACTTTGTTGACTTATTTATATCTTGACGATTATCATAAGCCCACATTATTATTCTAGCATTTAccattttaattcctttttatatttttatctctcgttattgaatattttaaagtcTGTCAAATCGTAAAATATATTGTTGTgtgtttatataaattaaaagatcaattttttttgggtgtgtTCTTTAAAATTCAAGCACTAcaactaattaatataattttaatattattatatcaactTATCAAATCCAACGTAACTATATCAATATCATTATATAAACTTTTTAATTAATACTctctctgtttaaaaaagaatgacctaatttgatttggaacataatttaagaaaaaaaaaagattttctaaagtggttctaaattaaaattatgtcaaatataccaaaatgtcctttaattttgTTGCCTTAAATATGTCAGGTGCCAAaaaaagtcattctttttttaaacagactaataaaaaactaaatcattttttttaagtagAGGGAGTAACATTTTTTCTTACACGACACTTATTTGTTGACTTATTTAAATATGGACAGTTATCATAAACCTATATTATTATTCTAGCATTTACCTTTTTACTTccttaattttctattttcattcTCTCATTATTGTATTGAATATTGTTAAGTCTATCAAATCattaaacatttttcattatttaaaatatattgttgtttatatacaaaaagatcaattttttaaaaattttttgttgatttttttaaatttcaagcaccgcaataaatcaatactatattaatattattattatatcaactTATCAACTCCAGCGCAACTACATCAATATCATTATATAAACTTTTTAATGTTTCGAgttaagttttattattttaactttatattaCTCCATTGAAAATTTCTTTGTTTGCATACTTACTTCATAAGGTCTGCATGCATTCTCCCTTATCGATACTTATAGGTTACATTAAGTATGTTATAGGCTTATAGCTATTCAATTTATATAccataacttttttaaaaaaataaattaaaacctATTTATGAAATTTGGCTTTAGACTCCCAAATTTGTTAAGATGACCTTGATTATAGTAGTATTATGATAAATATTGTTAAAGAGAGGTCTGACTATTTGTAATACaacatcaatatataaaaatacctGATTGAGAGGAGTGATTATCCTTATAAAGGCCAAAACTGAAgctattgttattgttattgctaTTGCTATTGCCCTTTAGGTCAAGATTTCGCACATCTAGTTTCACTCTATCCTCATCAGACACCACCATCGTCTCCTCCTCTTCCTTCCTCAGACCGGTCAGAGGCAACCCGGTCTGATCCCTTATTTGAAGTGGAGGTAATTCGTCGATGTCATGCTTAGCTTCATTAAGCAACCAATCCACAACTTTGCTTGGTTGATCTAGCCCTAATTTGTCTTGAAGATCATACACTTGAAGGGCTGTGGGAACGGAGAGCCTAACTCTCCGATCCCTCAGCCCTTTCACTGTAAGAACTTTGCTATGACGATCTTTTCCCCCAAATGCTCGTGACACACGAACAATCCTTGGATCTTTAAATCTTGTccatgatgacgatgatgataatgatgatttttttggaATCATAATAACATTATTATCACTTGGATCTACTTCTCTACTAATCATAATACCtaattaaaaagtgaaaaattaaattaattaggtaatgaaaataacaaaagtatATAATACTTGAAGAGAggtttatttaaaaattttaaccaCAAATCATTCGAACAGGAGTGATGAGGGGTTTCCATTTCACTTccaataaaaagaaatacataagtTGGAAGGGGAATATATCGAACCTTACTACCTTTTACATTTAGGGATGACAATAAGGCGGTGTGGGGCGAGGGAGGGTAATCTACTTTTCTATATACTCCATGAAGAAACACATATTTGAAGGCAGCTAAACCAATGTTATAAACTAATGTGCCCTAGCTAGCATATACTCCCCCCTCTCATTTTTTGTcacctttttattttgtaaatgcattaaaaatgatatagttttattcttttattcttatttaatgtttttttttaaatttgtttcatAATAAATGACAAacatattttcaaaactaattaactaatctATCAAAGGAATAATAGacaaaatattgttatttattcataaattttataaaatgacaaatattatgATTCaggtatttataaaaaaaaatgacatatataatgaaatgaaaggagtacatataaaatataagtacgAGAGAGATCACTTACATAGTAAGAGTTCAATCCTTCCTTTTTTGGAATGAACAAAGGGTTTGTGAAGGTTTCAAAAGAGAAAATTCACGTTTTATAGAAATAAGTAAGGAGAATGTTCAACTTGAGAGAGGAAGATGCTTCACTCCAacacaacaaatatatatatatatactctaaAAGCAAGAAGCAATGGTGTATAGAGTGACACGTGATTTTTCGTGTACTCATTTAAATAATACACTAAAACCTCTCTAAATAAATGTTAtcgaaattataaaatattattattttataaaattattatttaattaataaattaatattaattaatctaaaaagtatttttgagatTAACAAAGGCTAATTTTAATTACATTGTTCAgggaaatataaaaaaaaaccttttgtGAAAACGATATTCATAAATTTGTGGTCATGATTAATGATGgttatttttacaataaaatagatatcaatAGCTTGTTAGATTATCCGAGTGAAAATAATACATGTTTATAGGTTTAGATATTAGAAAAGAATTGTagatgttataaaaaaaaataatatcgatGATAAAGTTGTTAAGTAAAAATGTCCCATCTTGCGCTCCCATCTTTTATACACACCGAGTTAATAagttataatactttttttagtttaattatgtgacgattttttattctttgaaatttaaattacataaactttgatcaatattttaaattttcttttttcgttATATTGATATAAGAAATATACAAAttctagttttaaaattttaaattaatttaacttgaAAGATTAATCATATGAATTAAGACAAATGAAATAGGTATTTTGCGAGATGGATTTCGAGTTCCCTTTTATCTATATTCTACTTTGTGTTCTAACTTCTACTCGGGAGTTAtctcatttttttgttataattaatttaaatacatttttaaatataaaaatatatcattgcttgctgaaaaatcaaaaataaaaaaagtgtatcgatcaataaaaagaaattaaaaatttcacaaaGATAAAGTCCACAAACGTAACCAAGATGCGATCTTCCCTTTACTCAAAAGAGTAAGTTTATATATAACCCTTCACTCCATATTTTTTTCCGattgaatgatatttttatacctTTTCGTATTATTTAAGGTATTTTTACGATTATCAATAATTCAAAGATAAAACTAATAGTTTTGATCAATTTTCGAGAGATTTTCAACActtcttttatataatatattctcgtcttcaatttatatgatatatttttattattaatccgttttaaaaagaataacacatttcaatttaactttaaaaattctattttacccttaataatATTAGAATCACACAAATACTAAATATAGACCACAAATTTAcaaaatgttcatttttttcttttaaagtaATTCATAAAATGAGACGCAATAAAGTATGTTTAAAGAATCCGTCGAATATATTTTGGCCATAACAAATAGTagtattcacttttttttttttcattttatttgaaatcagCTTTggttataaaaaatttaaattcaatttgaagttttatcttaaattaaaattttttttataactttacttgaactttataaatttcatataatagAATAAATGAAGTCATTTTATAAATCAAGATATTTTATGATCACGCATGGTAAAATCAAttcagaaataatatttttaatataatttttttcatactaaaAAATTGAACTCAAACTTAAAATTCCTAATTAAGAATAAAGCATTATTTTCACCGCACCACAACCTAGATTAGTACCTCTAAACTAATTAATACTTCTCCTCatagcaaaataaaataatatttatattattataaaatcatTATCCCTTGTAGCTTCTCCAATAGATTGGAATTTGTTGATGGATAGGGTAAAAAGTGTTTACAAAATCAGTGGAGATTTCCATTTCTAAATCTTTCTGCAGTCCCACCCACTGTCCACAGCCGCAATTTCCACCGACCCATGATAAAACAATACTAATAATTCTTTAGCTCAATAATAtcgaaaaaaattctttttgactAGAAAATTTActtagaattaaaataaaatgacattttattttttaaaaatattttgatccttttgattttaaaatattttaattaaaaaattaaaaaaattatttttaaaaaaaaatatattatagactttttaaatttctaatcaaaattttcaatgatTCTATATCATccacttaaaaaaaaaacatgtcttTTGACTTTTTCCAcagaattcaataatatttattagtgGATACCGTGTAtatattttcctcttttttcttctGAAGTTAGTTACTTGTAGTTCAAACATCTATTTCTCCCTTTATcaatagagagaaaaaaaagaagaagaataattcCTGGCCCCAAATAGGGAAAATTGTGCCTACTAATAAAGTGATGGGACTTTGTGAATGTGAAgacatatatctatatataatcaaggaaatcaaaaagtttaaatttaaaatttcaaatacatttgtattttattaattaaaaattaaatctacAATGCTTTAATAAACTCTTTGAAGCACATACGTAATTTAAATTGAGTCGGAAACTAAATTCCCAATTCTAAATTTCTTTGGAGTTGTTTTTTACGAGATGTTCTATAAgtgtacattttttttattttaaatatatataattcataattaaataaaaaaaaaacaggacCTGTGATATAAAACATGGTAAGACACGTcaaaatatatgattatgaattgaGATCATTTTCAAATTGCGTTTAGTTGGAGCATGCGTGACCGCCAAACGAATATAAAGACGGCACACATttattggagaaaaaaaattggactGTGACAAGACACAATTGGAATTCGAAACTTTTAAATCTGATAAGATTGAAAAACTAGCTAAATATAAAACGAGATATTctttttagaattgattcacaattAAAACAGAAGATGTTACAAATATCATAATGCTATGGCACTACCAATTCCTGAAAATTCCAAATGGTACATCATGAAGCAACAACTGACTCTGACCAATTTACACCAGAGAACACACACACACCAGGCACGTTATTGCAGCAGGACGAGTTAGCCATGACTAGAGAGCCTGGTAAAAAGGGATTGAATTCCATTAGTTAAGAATTATACGAAATAATCTCATGTAAAGAAAATATTGCAGGCTATGTCGCAATGCAGACAATTGCTGCTTCCCTGAATCGACGTGTTCCTATCCAAACAtaaatggatgaatgaataAGCACGGAAAATTCCACGAATTCAAAATTACCTTTCTTAGAAATGATTTCTAAAACCTAAAGGAATGCCCACCAAAGAAGGTTCACAAGTTAAAGAGATAATATCTCACGTGGCCACTCAACTAATGATTTTTCTCTTACAAAGGCAATCAGTTTCCCACATCGCTCCTTCGGGAGGTTATCCTTCACGAATCTTCGCTTCCCTTAGATACTACAGCTTTACTAGTTAGGGGCATTTGTAATGTGATCATGTTTCTGCCTATCCGTTTGTTCTTTAATAACTTTTTCAAACTCTACAAATGAGAGTGTTTTTGTTCTCCCTAGCCTTCTCATAGTCCCCCTCCTATTTTCATCTCTGGAAGCAAGAATATTTGCTGGTCATTGTATGCTAAGAACTTCATTGACTGTGTTCCGGAACTTTTTGGTTATATGCAATACAAAAAGCAGCCAGAAAAAGAACAACACAATGAGTCTGAGAAACTTCAGTCACATCTCCGCTACATCTCAAAAAATCAATGTGTCATCAGAAATTCAGCATAAAAAATGTGTGACATGTTCTCTTGAGCGCCATTTATGTCCAAACTCTTATATTATTATCCCATCTCCTCCTCAAAGTAGATCCCCAGCATCTTGCTGAGGTCCCTCCATCACAGTAAGGGTGACAAACGATCTGCTTACCTCAATCCCCTCGGAGAAGGTAAGAATCATTACCATTAGTTAGAATTGAGAACTTGTATGTGGTGATGCCACATCCCATGTGTAACTTCCAAAAGATATAGGAAATGCTTACATGGTAAAAGCTTTTCCAACCACCGGTTTACAAGGTATTCAAACCTTGCCTGGTCCCATTTCTTTCCAGGCATTTGTTGACAATCGAAACAAACATAAGTGATCTGTAGTTAGCAGTTTTCTAATGATTATCCATATGTTGGTCTCAACTTACCAATAAAGTATATGCTTGTCTCGATCGAGTATAATAGCTTGAAATCCCTCATTTCTTCTATATCACATATTTTTGGTGTCAAAGCAATAAAGAAGATGCATTGTTTTTGGAAGTCTTgaacatataaaaaaagaaaattactttAGAGCATTACGTATATATCCCATGATAATTCGCCAACATTCCTGAAAAAAGGCCGCGGTGAAACATTGAGTAACCTTAATCCCTTCATATGGCTTAGAAATATTAGCTACCTCATCCTTCAGGAATGGTCCATGCAGCGCTTTTTTTGGCAACCATAAACCAATAAATTTTCACCTTCATGACCTTTCCTCAGCGATAGTAACTTACTAGAAATCCTTTGATCAGTAATTTTTCTGTACGAACTCTTCATCCTGTTTAATTAAGAGATCTGATTTATACTACTAATTTTCTCCGTAATCTGGTACTTCCTTCGTCCCAATCTGTGAAAAATACTCAAGTTCCAACTTTGAGGCAATAAGAAGCTTGGTTAGCCTTCTAACTCAAAAGCAAGGgttcttccttttaatttttgtgaaacCATCTACCTCTAACTATGTCTTTGAATTTAAAGTAACTAAACGTGATCACAGTAGGTTCGTCATCCGTGAAAATTTTAAGCAAGATGTTTCTGGTCAAGTTAAAATATTGTATGTAGCTGGATTGCTTGATACTTCTAAAAACATCATCTCATTTAGTGGAGAATAGGAAGCCATCAATTCTAGATGTTACAACAAAGTCTTAACTCCTCTAACGTGAAGTTAATTTTCACTGTGAATGAAATATCTACACTGACTTTATCTTGTATACCGAATACCGTTTTAGATATAGGAAATTCTAGATTCTAGTATTAGTCTTCTTTCTTCATGGAATTTACCCCAAAGTTCTCTCACAGTTCTATCCCAGATTGAACATATGTAAGcgaacaaacaacaaaaaactGTGTTATGACTCATTATCTTGACTGCTAAATAGTGGCAATTAGTTACAGATTCTGCAAGTACGCATCATCCTACTGTAGATCAAAATCATAACGTGAAAGAGTAAACCATGAAGTACAATCTATCTAGGGTGCCGCTACTATCTTTTGGCATCTTTGGAACGAGAGGAACCATAGATGTTTTGATGAATCTCAACTCCAACACATCTTGTAAGGTAGATTGTCTAGTTATAAGCCTTTCAAGTTGGAACTTTCTAACCACTGTAAATAGCCCAGAGAAGTTCTTGGATTTTGTCAGTTTCCTAGTTATAGCatagtcttttatttttgtttatggaGCTAGCAAAATAAAATCACCGTCTTTTGTACTATGTTCTATTTGTATTTTCTTGAATATGCCTTTTAATGATATTacaaacttaataaaaataaaaggtaaCTCTTGAAGGAAATGTAATACATAGAAAAATTGGGATATATTCTGCTATCTTTGTTGTTCCAAAAGCATCCCTTTTTCACTAGAATTGCATTTGTTTCCTCTAACATTTTAAGATTTTTACTCTTCAGAGTAATGTTTGTACAATCTTATATGGCAGACTTTCTCTACAACAGTTCACCAAATTCTTTGTTTGATATTTCATTTGCAGTTTAAAGATCAAATACGAAACAGATTCCTTAATTTGGCAAACTCCTGCTTCATCCTTCAACGGAGGAGGATATGACAAATAGGCtagctttttttttctctccaatCAGAATATCAATCAACATCATGTATCTGTCTCCGCTCCTTATTCAAAGCAAACCATGCATTACCCGTCAAGGACTTGTATTGTCTAATCACTCAAACAAGAAATTCTAACTTCATGGAGTGAATACACAGATATAAAACCAACACCGAATCATTCCATTGTGCATTTAGCATGGctagaattttatttattttttcccgGAACTTTTCCAGTATTTAGTTACTCCCCTGAGCTTCTACCACATATGGGCAGATGTCATGTCATTTTCCTATATATCTATATCCCAATatctatatatttcatattactTGCTTCAATCAAACCAGTTTTACAATTGCTATCCACCCTCAATATCAAAATTCTCACCATATATGATATATCACCCACTTGAAATATATATCAAGCCAAACACTGATCTCTCGCCAAAATATTTTCCATGAAGAATATTTTTCCCAAAGAAAACACACCTAACAGAACAAATAGATAAATGCACTAAAACTGCTACCACCTCCGCTCCAATTTAAATGTCTTAATTTACCCTAATACGGAGTTCAAGAAATAAACGAAACTCTTTAATTTTACagtcttaaattaaaaatatgtataaagtTCCCTAACATGTGTCTTGAATCATCCAAATAGGATGCCGGAACGGAAAAACTTACTATCATGACACATggatattcaaattttatgataaaacatgatcatatgaactttt harbors:
- the LOC138342313 gene encoding transcription factor TCP17-like yields the protein MISREVDPSDNNVIMIPKKSSLSSSSSWTRFKDPRIVRVSRAFGGKDRHSKVLTVKGLRDRRVRLSVPTALQVYDLQDKLGLDQPSKVVDWLLNEAKHDIDELPPLQIRDQTGLPLTGLRKEEEETMVVSDEDRVKLDVRNLDLKGNSNSNNNNNSFSFGLYKDNHSSQSVHTDSHHGVAVPHEHEEIQNFNVMAALPSTIYNMPLSSQYFFHPHI